In Leptospira harrisiae, one genomic interval encodes:
- a CDS encoding response regulator transcription factor: protein MKVLILEDEPIHAKYLAKLLNSILELPIAEIIHATSLEMAYSYYRQSTIDLFFLDLNIFGSDGFHFLDKFPNETMKTIVVSANTDIAIRAFEYGVLDFLEKPVSEERLRLALERYFLRTKTNQKETSNQNYVKSRLLQVDIDKLESRLSELMEIKKVYQNEDLSLETLAEELELHPRQLSEFLNGIKLTSFNSFLHSYRIKEAKELLIKYPDRKVSDIGFEVGYKSLSSFYDAFKKEQKITTSEFRQKTLTT from the coding sequence ATGAAAGTATTAATTTTAGAAGACGAACCTATACACGCAAAATACTTAGCAAAACTATTAAATTCAATTTTAGAATTGCCGATTGCTGAAATTATACACGCAACTTCCCTGGAAATGGCATATAGTTATTATAGGCAATCTACTATTGATTTATTTTTTTTAGATCTTAATATATTTGGGTCTGATGGTTTTCATTTTTTAGACAAATTCCCTAATGAAACAATGAAAACCATTGTTGTTTCCGCAAATACTGACATTGCCATTCGTGCTTTTGAGTATGGAGTCCTAGACTTTCTCGAAAAACCAGTCTCCGAAGAAAGGTTACGATTGGCCTTAGAAAGATATTTCCTTCGAACAAAGACCAATCAAAAAGAAACGAGCAACCAAAACTATGTAAAATCACGTTTATTACAAGTGGATATTGATAAACTCGAGAGTCGTTTGTCTGAGCTTATGGAAATTAAAAAAGTCTATCAAAACGAGGATTTATCTCTTGAAACATTGGCCGAAGAACTAGAGTTACACCCAAGACAACTATCAGAATTTTTGAATGGAATCAAACTAACTAGTTTTAATTCATTTTTACACAGTTACCGAATCAAAGAAGCAAAAGAACTTTTGATCAAATATCCAGACAGGAAAGTCAGTGATATAGGTTTTGAAGTTGGCTACAAGTCCCTTTCTAGTTTTTATGACGCATTCAAAAAGGAACAAAAAATCACCACATCAGAATTTAGACAAAAAACATTAACTACCTAA
- a CDS encoding lactonase family protein: MCSVFGGLNPFRLNYGTDYLVVRQNEPTGPIIPFASEPIEKCQSLPSLPAGLTLNESNCAISGTPTVGTSSIKYLITASSSNKQTTIPLIIKSLYTPKFAYVVNTNSGLVNSYSVNSSSGVLNASGFVAAGGGPESLAVSPSQKYLTVPNRNSNNITQFSINQTNGDLTSLGNVASGGNSPSSLVYHPYKDMVYIRNFENVNTFVVNQTTGTLSSVYTMAVNTGASSLMIDPLGNYLYVLNYGGRSMDVYHIDPTTGLPNPTVIQSIGTGAFPRNLEILANGKNLYLVNDADNNISSYRINPDNGMLETLGFATIPLGVNARSISADPTGRFVYMTQQGSDSVSIYRVDPTNGSLSQGTTYMLSQGDAPTGISTDSSGKFLYVTNINASTVDMFKINLTDGSLSPNGNVGTSTLPLAIVTAGTNP, from the coding sequence TTGTGCTCTGTTTTTGGTGGTTTGAATCCTTTTCGTTTGAATTATGGTACGGATTATCTTGTGGTTCGACAAAATGAACCTACAGGTCCCATCATCCCTTTTGCATCAGAGCCGATTGAGAAATGCCAATCTTTGCCGAGTTTGCCTGCTGGATTGACCTTAAATGAATCCAATTGTGCGATTTCAGGAACTCCTACTGTCGGAACGAGTTCAATAAAATATTTGATCACTGCAAGTAGTAGTAATAAACAAACTACAATTCCATTGATTATAAAGTCTTTATATACCCCTAAATTTGCTTATGTAGTAAATACAAATTCGGGACTAGTGAATTCCTATTCAGTCAATTCAAGTTCAGGAGTGTTAAATGCTTCTGGGTTTGTGGCTGCTGGCGGGGGACCAGAATCTTTGGCTGTTAGTCCCAGCCAAAAATATTTAACTGTACCAAATAGAAATTCCAATAATATTACCCAATTTTCAATAAACCAAACAAATGGAGATTTAACGAGCTTAGGAAATGTCGCTAGCGGCGGAAATTCTCCATCAAGTTTAGTATACCATCCTTATAAGGACATGGTTTATATTCGGAATTTTGAAAATGTAAATACTTTTGTTGTAAACCAAACAACGGGAACTTTATCATCAGTATATACGATGGCAGTAAACACAGGCGCATCTAGCTTAATGATAGATCCTTTGGGAAATTATTTATATGTTCTTAATTATGGCGGAAGGAGTATGGATGTCTACCATATAGATCCAACAACGGGTTTACCTAATCCTACCGTAATACAATCGATTGGAACTGGAGCCTTCCCAAGAAACTTGGAGATATTGGCAAATGGCAAAAATCTTTACCTGGTTAATGATGCAGATAATAATATTTCATCTTACCGAATCAATCCGGACAATGGAATGTTAGAAACTTTAGGATTTGCAACGATTCCCTTAGGTGTCAATGCAAGGTCGATTTCTGCTGATCCTACTGGCAGATTTGTCTATATGACTCAACAAGGTTCTGATTCGGTCTCTATTTACAGAGTTGATCCGACCAATGGAAGTCTGTCTCAAGGAACAACGTATATGCTTAGTCAAGGTGATGCTCCAACAGGAATTTCTACTGATTCATCTGGAAAATTTTTGTATGTAACGAATATCAATGCAAGTACAGTCGATATGTTTAAGATCAATCTTACTGATGGAAGTTTGTCACCTAATGGAAATGTTGGCACAAGCACCTTACCTTTGGCGATAGTCACTGCAGGAACGAATCCCTAA
- a CDS encoding sensor histidine kinase: protein MKNKLPTSWISPSIFNCTISLFILFTLISCNSTPADESLPMVIEGKMDLHGIHLQKQMIIKLDGDWDFYYERLLRSEDFRKPDPFLKKDIITLPGFWNKIQREGKTYSAHNYATFRMQLTLPKSLKNSQISLYIPHAFSTYRMFINGNLISENGTVGISAKETKEYWLPKLAFFTPNSEDLEIIIHVANYKASNAGFRQSIELGLEETMIQIKQIRLALDIFLIASLFVISLYHFTLFLLRKNDLSLLYFSMYSFVSLVYKLTCGEFFLVIFFPELEWAWLIKIFFLSIYSTFPLLLCFIDKVFPDESNKRINYTFYFLFSIISLFVLDPNSNFIEETLIPAEIIMLLYCFYVFYILIAAVKHKRESSTGFLLGFLFLFFTVVNDMLFEKNIIKTEVYGPLGTFVLFFSQSFLLSKKNSKLYTTVEKQKQELEQTVTLKENIYRSNILSKRMELELYKKTIQPHFLMNSLSAIRYWVSESPEKSAQILDSLVGELRIILKVASKQLIPIKDEIDLCKYHIEVMKMRMEKDYRFRTFGINFSEEIPPLIFHTLIENAFTHEDSVKAKLSFLILKKNIKKEENLISVYCFIVYNHCKTKEPITSKNGSGTGLEYVRLRLEESYSGKWSLQHGKSKKGYRVLIKIQTN from the coding sequence ATGAAAAACAAATTACCTACTTCATGGATTTCCCCAAGCATCTTTAACTGCACAATATCTCTATTTATACTTTTTACATTGATTTCATGTAACTCAACTCCAGCTGACGAAAGTTTACCGATGGTGATCGAGGGAAAAATGGATCTCCACGGAATCCATTTGCAAAAACAAATGATAATCAAGTTAGATGGAGACTGGGATTTTTATTATGAAAGGTTACTTCGTTCAGAGGATTTTCGAAAACCAGACCCGTTTTTAAAAAAAGATATAATAACTTTACCGGGATTTTGGAACAAAATCCAAAGAGAAGGGAAAACGTATTCAGCGCATAACTATGCAACGTTTAGAATGCAACTGACATTACCTAAATCTTTAAAAAATTCTCAAATATCATTATATATACCTCATGCATTTTCTACCTACCGTATGTTCATAAACGGCAATCTAATTTCTGAGAATGGAACAGTGGGTATATCGGCGAAAGAAACAAAAGAATATTGGCTTCCCAAACTCGCATTTTTCACTCCAAATTCAGAGGATTTAGAAATCATCATTCATGTGGCAAATTACAAAGCAAGTAATGCAGGATTCAGACAAAGTATTGAACTTGGTTTAGAAGAAACAATGATACAAATAAAACAAATACGGTTGGCATTAGATATTTTTCTAATTGCGAGTTTGTTTGTGATTTCCCTCTACCATTTCACACTTTTTTTACTTCGCAAAAATGACCTAAGTTTACTTTATTTTTCAATGTATTCTTTTGTAAGCCTAGTTTACAAACTCACTTGCGGAGAATTCTTTTTAGTTATTTTTTTTCCAGAACTTGAATGGGCATGGCTTATTAAAATTTTCTTTCTTTCAATATACTCAACTTTCCCTCTTCTTCTTTGTTTTATTGATAAAGTTTTTCCGGATGAATCAAATAAAAGAATCAATTATACTTTCTATTTTCTTTTTTCAATAATTTCTCTTTTTGTTTTAGATCCGAATTCAAATTTTATAGAAGAAACCTTAATCCCGGCAGAAATCATAATGTTACTTTATTGTTTCTATGTTTTTTATATTTTAATCGCAGCAGTGAAACATAAAAGAGAAAGTTCTACCGGATTTTTACTCGGATTTCTTTTTCTATTTTTCACAGTCGTGAATGACATGTTATTTGAAAAAAATATTATCAAAACAGAAGTTTATGGACCACTGGGGACTTTTGTTTTATTTTTCTCTCAATCTTTTTTGTTATCAAAAAAAAATTCAAAACTTTATACAACAGTCGAAAAACAAAAACAAGAACTAGAACAAACTGTTACATTAAAAGAAAATATCTATAGGTCCAATATACTTTCCAAACGAATGGAATTGGAATTGTATAAAAAAACAATTCAACCTCACTTCCTGATGAACTCACTTTCTGCAATTCGTTATTGGGTTTCTGAAAGTCCAGAAAAATCCGCACAAATATTAGATTCTCTAGTAGGTGAACTTCGTATCATCTTAAAAGTTGCTTCAAAACAATTAATTCCTATCAAAGACGAAATTGATTTATGCAAATACCATATTGAAGTCATGAAAATGAGAATGGAAAAAGACTATAGATTCCGAACTTTTGGAATCAATTTTTCAGAGGAAATTCCACCTCTAATCTTTCACACACTCATAGAAAATGCCTTTACCCACGAAGATTCTGTAAAAGCAAAATTAAGTTTTTTGATTCTCAAAAAAAATATCAAAAAAGAAGAGAATTTAATTTCGGTCTATTGTTTTATTGTGTATAACCATTGTAAGACAAAGGAACCTATTACTTCAAAGAATGGATCGGGAACAGGGTTGGAATATGTAAGACTCCGATTGGAAGAATCCTATTCGGGGAAGTGGTCGTTACAACACGGGAAATCTAAAAAAGGATATCGAGTTCTCATCAAAATTCAGACAAATTAA
- a CDS encoding response regulator transcription factor yields MKILILEDEPVHAKFLTKLLLTILEPSGLEIKHVTSIDEADTELKQSPINILFLDLNIFGFDGFEILERIPTIFTSTIVVSANTNNAIRAFEFGVIDFIPKPISEDRLRLALDRHSLFASTYQRGGDQKNITKSRLQRVDLENLQNRLSHLMDVKKVYLNEDLSLELLAEELDLHPRQLSEFLNGKKQTSFHSFLHGYRIKEAKELLIKFPEKNISEIGFEVGYKSLSSFYEAFKKEHKITASEFRQQQLSTDSSVDPICISNS; encoded by the coding sequence ATGAAAATATTGATATTAGAAGACGAACCAGTCCATGCAAAATTTTTAACCAAACTATTACTCACAATTTTAGAACCTTCTGGTTTGGAAATTAAACATGTAACCTCCATTGATGAAGCTGATACAGAATTAAAACAATCGCCAATCAATATCCTTTTTTTAGATCTCAATATCTTTGGATTTGATGGTTTTGAAATTTTAGAGAGGATTCCTACAATCTTCACGAGCACCATTGTTGTTTCCGCCAACACTAACAACGCAATTCGAGCATTCGAATTTGGTGTCATCGATTTCATACCAAAACCTATTTCGGAAGACCGATTGCGTTTGGCATTAGATAGACATTCCCTTTTTGCAAGCACATACCAAAGAGGAGGAGACCAAAAAAATATTACTAAGTCCCGTCTGCAGCGAGTTGATCTTGAAAACCTACAAAATCGATTAAGCCATCTTATGGATGTTAAAAAAGTTTATTTAAACGAAGACCTTTCTCTTGAACTTTTAGCGGAAGAACTTGATTTACACCCAAGACAACTCTCCGAATTTCTAAATGGAAAAAAACAGACAAGCTTTCATTCATTTTTACACGGATATAGAATCAAAGAAGCAAAAGAACTTCTCATTAAATTTCCTGAAAAAAATATCAGTGAAATAGGATTTGAAGTAGGTTATAAATCTCTTTCTTCTTTTTACGAAGCTTTCAAAAAAGAACACAAGATCACTGCTTCCGAATTTAGACAACAACAACTCTCTACTGATTCATCAGTCGACCCTATTTGTATTTCTAACAGTTAA
- a CDS encoding sensor histidine kinase yields the protein MAGMSTEITIKEFTYALFSSLPDGNYVLLSESGQILEAIPSKTNRWGINKESIGKSFRNLLPESLATLEETFSQVVSSGNSFEKRYPFPKFQLIIKLAPCAIPSQPEKFILFSALEMDEETDGDLSEVERSVVQYEENLHKEIIKIFNWRHEIEGKGNHRDWMEKALPNLNTSLMQGSGLGALVTTVGSLLRKAKKDGNHHIIPSTIYELLEENFSSTKKLVQTLAEAQIVFEGSATKTETTSLKDFRNMIQEEVNYLSDMASIKNQKFHISNLQSGAESKFQCHFKLLQTAIRELLINAMKYGPESSSIYILFMKAGEKLSLKILNAPMDPSIQQIDFKKSEEIILFQPFYRVNKYVDERFSKEEFGLGLGLPIVKKILEDMNAKIYFNLLDSNIYNDQSSEVSVTLEFDIVS from the coding sequence ATGGCAGGAATGTCTACAGAAATCACAATTAAAGAATTTACATATGCCTTGTTTTCTTCACTTCCTGATGGGAACTATGTTCTTCTTTCGGAAAGTGGTCAAATTTTGGAAGCAATTCCCTCCAAAACAAATCGATGGGGAATCAATAAAGAAAGTATCGGAAAATCATTTCGAAATCTTTTGCCTGAGTCATTAGCAACACTCGAAGAAACATTTTCACAAGTAGTCTCATCAGGAAATTCGTTTGAGAAACGTTATCCCTTTCCAAAATTCCAACTGATCATAAAACTTGCCCCTTGTGCAATACCCTCTCAGCCTGAAAAATTTATTTTATTTTCTGCCTTAGAAATGGATGAAGAAACGGACGGAGATTTATCTGAAGTAGAAAGGTCTGTCGTTCAATATGAAGAAAACCTACATAAAGAAATTATAAAAATCTTTAATTGGAGGCATGAAATTGAAGGTAAAGGTAATCACAGAGATTGGATGGAAAAAGCGCTTCCAAACTTGAATACATCTTTAATGCAAGGATCAGGACTAGGAGCTTTAGTTACTACAGTTGGTTCCCTTCTTAGGAAAGCAAAAAAAGATGGGAACCATCACATTATCCCCTCCACCATTTATGAATTATTAGAAGAGAATTTTAGTAGTACAAAAAAACTGGTTCAAACATTAGCAGAAGCACAAATTGTTTTTGAAGGGAGTGCTACAAAAACAGAAACCACTTCACTAAAAGATTTTCGAAACATGATTCAGGAAGAAGTAAACTATCTTTCTGATATGGCCTCAATTAAAAACCAAAAGTTTCATATTTCGAATTTACAGTCAGGTGCAGAAAGTAAGTTTCAATGTCATTTTAAACTTTTACAAACTGCGATTAGAGAACTTCTCATCAATGCAATGAAATATGGCCCTGAAAGTTCAAGTATATACATTCTTTTTATGAAAGCCGGAGAAAAACTTTCACTTAAAATTTTAAATGCACCTATGGATCCTTCAATTCAACAAATTGATTTTAAAAAATCAGAAGAAATCATTTTGTTTCAACCCTTCTATCGTGTAAATAAATATGTAGATGAACGTTTTTCAAAAGAAGAATTTGGATTGGGACTTGGATTACCGATTGTAAAAAAAATATTAGAAGATATGAATGCAAAAATATACTTCAATCTTCTGGATTCCAATATATACAATGATCAATCATCTGAAGTTTCGGTTACGTTAGAGTTTGATATAGTCTCATAA
- a CDS encoding chemotaxis protein CheW, with protein sequence MNNLEMEPLSDENDDYDDEDTLDGRYLIFSLADRSYGIEIKFITEIVGMQTITEIPDMPTFIKGVINLRGKVIALIDVRDRFRMQSIGYNDKTCVIILSVNQQLIGLIVDTVKEVIKIPPNNMEDAPKFGEHQGNQFIKSIAKVSDDVKVLLNIEKLLKDEDKLALDAAISNQS encoded by the coding sequence ATGAATAACCTCGAAATGGAACCTCTTTCCGATGAAAACGACGACTATGATGATGAAGATACTTTAGATGGACGTTACCTTATCTTTTCCCTTGCTGATCGAAGTTATGGAATCGAAATCAAATTCATCACAGAAATTGTTGGTATGCAAACCATTACCGAAATTCCAGATATGCCAACCTTTATCAAGGGAGTCATCAACCTACGTGGGAAAGTAATTGCACTCATCGATGTCCGTGATCGATTTCGTATGCAATCCATAGGATACAACGATAAAACCTGCGTGATCATTCTTAGTGTAAACCAACAACTCATTGGACTGATTGTGGATACTGTCAAAGAAGTAATCAAAATACCGCCCAATAATATGGAAGATGCTCCAAAGTTTGGCGAACACCAAGGCAATCAGTTTATTAAATCCATAGCAAAAGTTAGTGATGATGTAAAAGTATTATTAAACATTGAAAAGCTACTTAAAGACGAAGACAAACTTGCATTAGATGCCGCCATTAGTAACCAATCTTAA